In a single window of the Novosphingobium sp. IK01 genome:
- a CDS encoding I78 family peptidase inhibitor: protein MRPLLLILTLAPALCALSACGAPPAQSDSASASGPDMPPDHQSPSLPPIIPAPITPAPITPAPITPAPIAPPASDDPAAHDCNKPLSTAFIGLPESPRNRAALDAAVGHHPVRWVHPGDAITMDYQPGRLNVILDETGRIVATRCG from the coding sequence ATGCGCCCGCTGCTTCTGATTCTCACTCTTGCACCCGCCTTGTGCGCGCTGTCGGCCTGTGGCGCGCCGCCGGCCCAGTCCGACTCGGCCTCCGCCTCCGGGCCGGACATGCCGCCCGACCATCAGAGCCCCTCCCTGCCCCCGATTATTCCGGCCCCGATCACCCCAGCCCCGATCACCCCAGCCCCGATCACTCCAGCCCCGATCGCGCCACCTGCCAGCGACGATCCTGCTGCACACGATTGCAACAAGCCGCTCAGCACGGCCTTCATCGGCTTGCCCGAATCGCCCCGGAATCGCGCGGCCCTCGACGCTGCGGTCGGGCATCATCCGGTCCGCTGGGTCCATCCGGGCGATGCCATCACGATGGATTACCAGCCCGGACGCCTCAACGTGATCCTCGACGAGACCGGGCGGATCGTGGCCACCCGCTGCGGCTGA